Part of the Benincasa hispida cultivar B227 chromosome 11, ASM972705v1, whole genome shotgun sequence genome, GCCCACCTCGCCCTCAGAGGTCGAGGCGAGTCATTTTCCATCCCTGAAGGCTTGCTTCTCATAGGCCATGATCCAAGCCCCCTCATCCGGCCCAAATTTATATTCCTTTATCCCTCTTGGATTTGGAACCTTAAGTCCATCCCACTATAAATAAGCCCCCTCATCTGGCCCAAATTTATATTCCTTTATCCCTCCTAGATTTGAAACCTTAAGTCCATCCCACTATAAAATAATGGGCCATAGGTAACAACCAAGGTAAGTTCTTTTACTTCCTTCTAGCTTGTGCTGGCCCTTTGTTGAATACTGACTTAAGCACTGGAGGTCCTATTGCAAGCATCATACCGGTGTTTTCACTTCTTGTGGCAAGCACCATGCCAGTGTTGATGAATCTTCGTGTGTGGATTTTGCCATCAAGACTTTcaacttaaatttaaaatttatttgctCTAGGTTATttgttaaatattaaaaattgtgcaatttttctaataaaaaatatgacattaaataaagaaaaaatgggtGGAAATgaactaataaattaaatatatatatatatatatatagaaattggTGTGAACTAAAcaacaaaatcattttttattcataaagaatgaaattgaaaatttgttagaaGTATGATTCTTGAAAGTTAAGAGACTAACATAATTTAAAAAGGGTGAGAATTAACGTATAattaaaaagtgattttaaccaaTTTACTCCGAATCAACTTTACAAAATACTCAAAGCGATTAAGACTTTATATAATCAAACCTTGATGATCAATTATTCGAGTCACTTATTAAAAGTTGactaaattgataaaaatatttttatatatttaatttaacagaTAAATATAATGGGGAGCGTTCATAGAACTGCAATATTCCAGGTCAACGGTTTACTTCGCTTCTTCTTaacttctcttctttcttttttttcttttttcttttttttttttttttcctttttttgaaattttctcttCACCCCATTTGCTAAACCCCGACGAAGAAGGGATTCATCTCACTCAAAAATGGCAATCGTATCTTTCAGTTTCTCGCATTTTACTCCACCGAAAACCCCGTTTTTCTCGCAACCCCAGAGCTTCATTATTAGAAATTGTCAAGTTTTTCCTCAAATTTGTTGTTACGGAGCTCGAAAAAGAGCTTTTCCATGGAACCCACTTTTCAGATGAAGCTGATTTTCCCAATTCTTCTTTGGTTGTGCTTTGTTCCACAGTTCTCCTTCGCCACTCAAGTCCAACTCTGCGGTTTGTGGTCTCGGATTTCGATGCTTTTGTTCCATTTTTCGAGAATTTTTGCTTTCCTTTCTGAATTTTGGTCTTGTGGGTTCGATTAAATAGTTTCCGATTCTGTTTTGTAATCTtagattttgtattttatgttatatttcaCTGTTAATCCACTTGTTTATGCTTAGAAGTCAATGTCAGTGTACAATACTTTTACTTTGAACATCATTCTTATCATTTTCTATTCATAGTTGCATTTCTGGTACTGTTAAGTATCTGTTATATAACCCATATTATTATAGAGCTTCATTTTGTAACACTTCTGGCACCCTTCAATTTTTcacgtttttttttaatgagaaacAGTCCGAAATAATTTCATTGATggtatgaaattacaaaaagtCAAGATGTCGTGTGAGATTACATAATAGTATTTTGCTGTAAAATAAGAGATGTAAGACTGCAATCACAAAAAAATGGGGTGAGTTTACACCAAGTGAGCAATATATAAAAGATGATCAAAGAAGCAAGTGAAATTCGTCAGTCTATCTTCAAAGACTCAATTATTTCATTCTATGAGCCATAAGTAAACTTTGATAATGAAGGTCCACGAAATCTCCCTCTTTGCTTTGAATGGGTGGCCAATAAGAAGTGAATTAAGTAAAGTGAGAGGGTCATTTGGGAAGACCAAATAATAGTTGAAGCACCGCAGGATTTCTCTCAGAAAGACCAAAAGATACATAATGGATCAATTTATTGCATCTCAGTGAGTGTTATATGTTTGAAGGATGAACCGATGGTGGATATGTAACATAATTTGATTGTAAACGAGAACTAAATAACCTATGGAAGTCAAATCaccatattttttaaataatgggGTCAGGAATCACTTCCTACATTATACTTATGATACCCACCTCACTAACTTAAGAATTTGAGCCTAAGATCTTGTAACTCTAAACTTCTCAAGTCCTTCTCACTGGCACCCCTTGGGCTCTTTGGAAGTTTGACCTTTGTTCTCTAATTTGATTGAACTTTTCTGTAATGGAATGGAGTTTTGTGTTGAGGTAAATATAATTGAATCTTTTCTGTAACTGATGCAGACGAGACAGCTAAGTATGATGTCACGGTGAAAGGAGTAGAGATATCTCCCAGCCCCATAGTTAGGGGTCATCCAACAAATATGACCTTCAATCTAATTATAGGTACTTCTTAATATTGCACCTGGCCTTTTTTATCATCTTTagtgtttttattattatttattttgacgttccattttttttttgacaaatacATGCTGAAATTAACTATGAATCCCTTTATCAAAAGTTTGATGCAAATTtgttcatatttacattaaactaaaataatttttgaaggGCAAATTTAGTGGGTACttaacataaaaaatacatcATTTCACTCCATTTTAAtgtgtttttttctaaattaaaatttgacttgtgtatttttcttctaaaaacaAAGCATATTAGCCTCACTGAAGTGGGAGGTAAAAAGGAgagaaatttagaaaattcaaaaaatttacCTGAAGATTTCAATAATACAAGCACTGAACTTCTTTTCCTAGTTACAGGGCTGACATCTGCTTTAACAACATCTATCCTTTAGACTTAATTTTGCATAGTTGGGGGTCCCTTCTTGTAGTGGGAGCCCCCTTTCTTTTGTGGGCTTGGTTTTTTGGATGTCTgtgtattcatttattttttctcaatgagagttgttttctttaaaaaaaaaaaagaaagaaagaaagaaaaaaaaatctattcatCAGGGCCTACtacctttcttttcttctatgGAGAATAATGAGTTGATGAGTTCGATTGGGGTTACTTCATATGCTTGGGCTAAAAGATCAGCTTCAAACTGAAGTGTTAATGAGAATCATGTCATGCAAAGGTGAAAATTGAATACTGTTGCATGGGTCAAACATGTATGTGTAGTTAGCTATTTTCTAGAATAAGGAGTTGAAAGCTTACTTATGAGCGTCTGAATCTTTAAATGGTCATATACCCACGTCTGTGTTTCCATTGGACCGATAATGAGGTTCAGCCAAAAGATGAcgaatttttttaaagttgacTTTGCTTAGCACTGTTAACCTTTAGATTTTTCATCCTTTTATGGATAAGCAGGATTAGAGGATACTTCCCTATCACTTTGTTTTACATTGAATTATCAACTGCCCTTCGGTCTTTATTTAACCCTTGAGAGAGAAAGGTGTACCCTCTCCTACAACTCCATAGTTGATCGAGCTCGAGCCTTTCTACTCATATATTGTCTTTTGAACTTTGGTTCAAACTTTTAGTTAATGACAACCACCTTGTACACGTGGCACAGGTAAGCCAATCATTGCAGGAAAAATGGTAGttgatatttcatattttggatGGCACATATATAGTGAGAGCCATGACATTTGTGTTGAGACGTCCTGCCCTTACTCGTTTGGTGATTTTGCACTCCCTCCATCGCGAACACCTCTGGCATTCTTTTTACCTGTAAGTGACTACTATTTTCATGTTTACCACTTGTGTTTGTCTTTTGCTTTTAGTTTCTGGTTTCCCCCTAAAATAAGTTAAAAGGAAGAAGGTTTTATCCTGGCTCAATTGATCTACTAAAGTCATGTTGCATCTTGAAAGGATATGAAGCATTGCTCTAGTTTTCATTTTCTACTTCAGATCTCACCTTAAAACTGGATGGGCTCGCTTATTTTAATGTGTTCTTTTAGTATTATCCATTTCACTAGAACCTAATAGGAGTTCTAGTTGGCCTTGGGGCAGGCACGGTGCCCTCAGGTCTGGAGGGCAACCCTCCGACTCCCGGTTATAAATTATTAGGAGTTATACTTGGCACAATTCTGATTATTGAAAACAAGAATCTCATCTAAAGAGGTTCATGGTGATCTTACTAGCCAAAGGAACTAGGATTTCAGGATGAAATATCTTagacatatatatacacacaatcATCGATTGCTTTTTCCTTTAACTATTATGTATTCTAACTATTTCCTTTTCCTTGCAGGGTTCATATCATATGCAGATAACCATTGTTGATGGAGATGATAATAAACTTACATGCTTTCGTTTTGATTATGAATTGGTGATTGCATCACTATTTGGAGATAGCTAAGggcttttatttattgattattcAGCTATTGATCTTTGTACATATGAACCCTTCTAGAGCTTTGGCGTCTTTAAATCTTTGTCTGTTCCTTGGGCAGACAACTTCTGTTCTGTGACTATTTGAAGAACTAATTCAGGAGGTGGTGaaaatcaaggaaaaaaaagttgtgTTATAAGAGCATTTTACTACTACTTATCATCACGTGTCACACAGTTTACTTTGTACTTTGTAGATACAGAGTGGAAAGAGAGACAATTAAGTACTTTGCTCCGCatgacaattaattaaaattagttttaccatttgaggAAAGATTCAAGCTTTTACTTCATTCTTGTTTTAATGTGGTCATTAATGTAAAGAAGTTTCTTACGGTAGATGTTTGAATCCTTGTACTTGATATTGATACACGTTTTAGGATTGATATTTTCTAGTCTCATATATGCATAATTAccttaaaaagtatttttcttcACTGGACTGAGGATTGTAGATAGTACAGTACAATTGATTAGACGGGGACTTTGGTAATCCACCAAAGTTTATAGACAGTATAGGCATGCATTGTCCCCCGATGAATCATGAAGCTTGTCGAAAAAGCACACGAGTTAAAGCATAGAAGGTTCGTTTCCCTTATACCAAATCATGATGGTGTGGTTTAGCCTCTGGCATTCACTCTTTTCAATTTGCTGCTTTTTCTCATGAGCATCATACCAAATGGGTGGGGTCtggttctttcttcttcttcatcttttttttttttcccttctttattTGATTAGTGTGTCATAACATGATTGATGGACCATTGTTGGTGATGGGTCAGATTGTGAGTTAGAAATAGTTGCCTCTCTATTCAATGGCAACCCAAGCCCCACTCTGCTAAAGTCATAAATTTATGCAGACTTCTGAAAGCAAACTAACAAACagcttttttttcccttccagCCTCCACTTTCTAGCTATTGGAATCCAGAAGTGAAATGTGAGTTCATCCCTTTCTTCTACCTTTGGTGATCATAAGATGTCGAATGTCATCCATTTGCTATTTAATGATGAGATAACAAGAAGAGATAGATCAAGAAAATGAAGGGAAGATTGCTGAAGAAGATGAAACTCTTTCCTTCCATTAGCTCTTTAAAACAAGGCCTCTCTCTTCTGTCTGACCCCACTGAGAACACTTGTAGCCAAATATGTGAAACCCCACCAGTTTTAGAAGAACAAATTTCCAAGAGCAGCAACTTCAGGGTGTCCCTGCCAGTAGTAGAATGTTGCATCATATCCCAACATATTAGAGATCTAAAAGATACAGAAGGTGAACTCGAAATTAGTGTCAGCAACCAAAACCATCTCGTTCCCTTCATAAAGTCTGAAGAAATATTGGCTGCTAAACATAATACAGAGCCTCCATGCCTATCAGACATGATTACCATGGAACCAAATGGTGGGCACCAAGTGAAAGTGGGCAATCGTCAAGAACATTCATCTTTGTTAGACTTTGAAGAGAGATGCCCACCAGGAGGAAGTGAATCTGTTATATTTTATTCGACAAGCTTGAGAAGTATTAGGAAAACGTTCGAAGAATGCAACAGTATTCGGTTCCTACTCGAAAGCTTCAAAGTGCTGTTCTTCGAGAGAGATGTATCGATGCACTTGGAATTCAGGGAGGAGCTGTGGGAAGTCTTGGGGGGCAGGGTGATCCCGCCACGACTTTTTATTAAGGGAAGGTACATCGGAGGAGCAGACGAAGTGGTAGGCCTGCATGAGCAAGGAAAACTAAGGAAATTGCTGGAAGGCATGCCATTGGACTTGGCAAATTCACCTTGCTCTTGCTGTGCAAACACCAGGTTTCTAGTGTGCCCAAGCTGCAATGGCAGTTGCAAGGTTCTTAAAGATGACATCAACTACAACAACATCAACATCGACTTGTATAATAGATGTACTGATTGCAATGAGAATGGGTTAGCCAAATGCCCCATTTGCTGCTGAAAACACTATAATCTTCCTCATGTAACAACACTCACTGTCTACTTCTATGTAAGTCAATATCTTCTCTCTTAAAATTTTCTGTTTATTAGCTAGCTTTTAGAACTCGACGGCCGTGCTATGTTCGAAGTCTCAACCGCCGTTGTAGTTTTTATGTAGTTTTTCCTAGTAGACCATTTGTATTCCTGCAAATCAATGAATTTCTAGCTACCAAAGCTACATTTGATCCTATATCTTGAAAGTCAGTTCTTGGAGATGAATTTACTTGTGGGTTTCTGAGTGAAGAAAATTTCAATAAGGGGCAAAGAGGCATTATCATCCAAATAATTGTATTTTTGTATCAAGATGATTGAGAATGATGATGGGAAGAGGAGGACAAGCACATGGCTGCTTTGATAAAAGGCTAGAAAAAGtcattgattgattgatatCAAAAGTTTGGGGAAGGAAAGTGAAGTGTTAGGATTACAAAAACTTTATGTTAAAGGGCAAACACAGCTTTTTctccttgtttttcttttcatttctgtCTTTTATCATTCTCCTTTTAGTTTGGCAAGAAAAAGATGGGGggaaactaaaaactaaaaagtatcATCAATCTTGCAGGTCAAAtagattaaaaattcaattactAACCCAAAATAGTAATATTACAAAAGTAACATGTTTAATTGATGGTATTTTAGGCATGTCATTTCAGACCTCAAGGTTTGAAAAGTTGAGCTACGCTCTTATTGACAAAAATGGTTTtaatatgaaaatattatttgCCATTAATTTTTTGAGTGGATAAGTGAGATGAAAttagcttcttttttttttttgtatagatatattttttgttctttgtttctcGTGTACCACTTttctagagagaaaaaatatatatatttgatgatcatttttagttttattttcatgcccaaaaaaattatgtgaatatatttctatttttaaaaaaatgctaatagaaccatttttaaaattaaaacaaggGGAAAATGAGTCTCGGAGTTTTATGAAATAGATGTGTTTGGTTCCTGATACATCGAATTAGCTAaattagtctctaaatttttaataatagatttaaaagactatttaaattaacaaatttcTCTGTCCACATTTTGATCCCAATTCCTATTTGGATCATTGTAGAGATTTCAATTCCTTCGGCGTCAAGAATCTcaacaaatttcttcttttttctcatGGACTTTGTGTTTGTGTTGTTAGGCTTTTTTAGGGCTccaattagatttttatttttcttctttctttcaagaaaagttaaatataaatttaatcttcaaCTTGGTCGGTAAACCACCTCACctcaacaaataaaaaatctacTTGAACAAATctgttaatttaaacaatttcgTTAATGAATGGATCTTTTAaactaattattaaaaaaatttggacTAAATTGACTAATTTGAAACTtcaaaaataaatgttttttacattaaaaaaggACCATAAATTAACAAAACAGAGTAAATTAAATATGGTATAGAGATTTTGAAGGTAGGTTAAAAATGGGGAAGTTGGTCAATTTTGCTTTTAATCAACAATTATCATGAAGTCTCCATCATTGCTATAATAGGCATATGCttttactaaatatttaaaagaaatcaaTAAGCTGAAAATCATTAGAAGTTGGATTAGGGTTTCTAACAACTGTACCTACACACTAAAAGAAGTCAATCAACATGCTTTTTCTAAGAAATTTTGAACCAAAATCATTTCAATTCATTTCAACTACCTCCTTATAATATgtacatttttgtttttttcaccATATAttctcttttgaaaaaaaaatattcaatatttaCTCGTATGTGATGAATTAACGTACCTTAAATTTTGTAACGATTTGGTCCCTATCATGAAATATGTTGTTATGATTCAATCGAATTTTTACATATGTAAATTACGTATGTAAATTTGTAAACTAGTTAGAGAccaaatatgtttattaaaaaaaaccaagttattgcataataataattgatatttaaaaaaaaaagcttagaCCCACtttagtaaccatttcgttttttgtttttgtttttgttttttaaaactaagcctattttctaccattttttataatgatttgtatatttgtcaagtacaatggttgaattcttaaccaaattctaaaaacaaaaacaagtttttaaaagctactttttttatttttcaaattttggcttgattttttaaactattggtaaaacaTAGATAactaaagaagaaatttggagatggaagtaatgtttataggcttatttttcaaaaaaaaaaaaaaacaaaaacaaaaaaaaaacaaaaaaaaaaactaggaccctgtttgataaccatttggtttattgtttttgttttttaaacttaagtctatttcattcacatttcttacaataatttgcatctttttttaagtacaatggctgaattcttagccaaaatttaaaaacaaaaacaatttttgaaagctacctttttttagttttcaaaaattttatttgattttttaaaccatgagtgaaaagtagataaaaagaaaaaaaaattgaaggtgGAAATAATGTTAATAtgcttgattttaaaaaacaaaatggttaccaaacgggatcTAAATGAAACGGGACCTTAATTTTTAAAGTacaagactaaattgttacgaTCATGAAAATCGAAacttttttaaaaccaaaaaagtACTCTGAGGTGCTTTCAATGTTATATAACGatattataactaattttttGTAACATTTTTTAGTTTGATCGATGTTTTTCACTTAGTGAGTTTGAGGAGATTTTCACAATCAATCACAATTCTTAATCTTTATTACAATTTAGGAATGACCTTCCCAACCCctaaaatgaaaattcaaatgaaaggagcaaaaaaaaaaaagcatccaCTTGAACCCTACAAACAAGGACAAGAATCCTATGCAATTAAACTAAAATCATGGCATGTTTAGTGGTATGGTTGACATTCAAAAGCTTTAAAAGTTTCCCTTTGATTGAAAGTAATAAACTGATTTCCCTTCAGTTTTAATCAAagaaaagttttttcttttgaccATAAAATTAATGCCTTCTCTAATTATTATATGCTTTAggttattttcattttcatccctttttcttcctccaattatttttttcttttcattaaaaataccccctttcttttatttttttttcattaaatttccTATTTGGTGTCATgtggttttaaaattattaaaatcactttaaaacacgtttttaatcactcaaaatttatttaatattaaattttatacttttagatgcaattttcacatcatcaaaattaattttaaaggattaaaaacatgtttcatGATAAGTGTCTAACACAAGCTTAATTCAACAAATCTTCTAATGTTATCTTCCAGATGAATACCTACATAAATAAATACTAGAAGTAAAGTATGAACAATTGAGAAATCATTTGTTTAGTTTCGACCTTCATTTTTCTCATAGACCATCTTCTGAAATAAATATAGTCAAATTTACTTTCAAGATCATAAAACAGAGTATGTGATTGCACATACACAATAATCCTAACTGTTCTATAAAATTGTTCTGAACACAAAAAATAGAGAACTAATTGGAAACTGCTGCCATATACTATCTCCCACCATGATTCCTTGTTATTTGGATATGGTATAATAATTGTAGTGAGAGAACAATATAACTAAAACAAGTGGGAGAGCTTAACTGGCTAAAGATACTTTCATGATGGCACTAGGCAAGAACCCAACAACAACTCAACATAGCCTTCCCACCAGCCTTTACCAGCTCTGCTGATAGGATACCATAAATGATAATGGAGCAACAAATAATTGTGATAAACTCTTATGAACCacaaatcaacaacaaaacatTTCATCCTCAACCACATCAGACCTGGAATTGAAACCAGAAAAGCACCAGAAGAGAGGGAGGGTCTGTTGAAATTTATAGCAAAAGTCAGAGAAGATAGCAGAAACGAGAGAGTTGATGAAATAATTCACAGGAATGACTACTCATTTATGTCCAAAAGTAAGGTCCATATCCATGAAAGATGATTAGACAAATCAAAAGGGAGATTAGACACCAAAAAGCAAGCAAAAAACACACAGACAGTTGCCTCTTAACATGCTGCTGCTGCTGCATACTATACTATAGTGCATCTCCATTCCCCCTTCTAATGCAACTGGAAAGCCTTCTCTATAAACTTCTCTTTGTTAAGCTTTCAGTCACTTGGAAATATAAAAAACTAGTTAGATTAACCAAGCATCCTACGATTTACATTAAACCTATGTAGATGTAGCAGCAATGTCTGCTAGTGTGGTGTCGGGACTTTGTGGTGTGGCTTTTGGATCTTCTGGCGCCTGAGAGTCAGGGGAAGGTTGCAAAATCTGGGTGTAGTGTAATTCAATCTGTAAACGGTGGTGAATCGGGGTTGATGCCATTAGACCCTTCTTGATATCGGCTTGTAGTTCCCGAATTGGGATAGCAGCCAAGAAGCTCTTGATGTATTCTTTGCAGGATTCCTTCCCACGGCACAAGATTTCGTCtttctccttcattggttcttCAGGCTGTGAGGTTATGTGTGCCAGTGTCAAACTCTCTTCCTTTCCGCTGGCCTCAACTACTGCTGCAACAGTCGGCTGATCATTGGATGTCTTTTCACCCGCTGACTGGCTAGTCTCGGGCATTTTACAGATTGTAGTGTTGTTGTCAAATTTCAAGATGTAGGCCTGATTGCATCCTTCATAAAGCCTCTCCCCTAAAGTGTCGATGATGTAGTACGCGTCAGATTCGAccttaagaataaaaaaatggtcATTCCAACTGACAACATAAACTTGTGGTTCATTGTCATCCGGACATTCTGACCCAGTACGGCTAATCTCATCCCACATGTTATCAAAAGACATTGCACCATGCAAAAATTCAAACCTCGCCTCATTTATGCCTTCTGGGTGGAAAAACCCAATAAAAGACTTCCTTGGAACCACCGAAAGGGGTCGAATTTTGGCTTGAATGACAGTTTCTAAATCAAAATGCTTGTCAGGAAATTTTTCCcgatatatattattttcacaGAGTTTCCTCCACTCTAACGAGCCATCCCTGATCAAACTATCAAATTGAGATTTTATAGGCATGAGATTTTGGCTGTTGTGAAACCAATCGGCAATAACAGCTACAAGAGCAGTGCATGCACTTTCACCAGCTGCCCGCTCACTACGTTGATCAATAGAAGCAAAGAAGACCTGTGTTTGTAGCTTCATATGTCCATCACGACTTACAATTTCTTTTTGCTCCCAAGTGCCAATTGCAAAATTGTCATCCCCAAATTCAGAAACTGATGATCCATTTGCACTTGAATCCTCTTCGGTTTTTTGCCACTGCAATAACCAACTTAACTTAGCAAGGATTGTATAAATGGAACAGATTGTCAAGATATTTACTAAAAGATTGGTGTACATTGTTAAAGATAATTAGGGTTTattctaaattattattttcctgtattttttcctttcctgcatttttt contains:
- the LOC120091785 gene encoding uncharacterized protein LOC120091785 — encoded protein: MEPTFQMKLIFPILLWLCFVPQFSFATQVQLCDETAKYDVTVKGVEISPSPIVRGHPTNMTFNLIIGKPIIAGKMVVDISYFGWHIYSESHDICVETSCPYSFGDFALPPSRTPLAFFLPGSYHMQITIVDGDDNKLTCFRFDYELVIASLFGDS
- the LOC120091784 gene encoding uncharacterized protein At3g28850, whose translation is MKGRLLKKMKLFPSISSLKQGLSLLSDPTENTCSQICETPPVLEEQISKSSNFRVSLPVVECCIISQHIRDLKDTEGELEISVSNQNHLVPFIKSEEILAAKHNTEPPCLSDMITMEPNGGHQVKVGNRQEHSSLLDFEERCPPGGSESVIFYSTSLRSIRKTFEECNSIRFLLESFKVLFFERDVSMHLEFREELWEVLGGRVIPPRLFIKGRYIGGADEVVGLHEQGKLRKLLEGMPLDLANSPCSCCANTRFLVCPSCNGSCKVLKDDINYNNINIDLYNRCTDCNENGLAKCPICC